The proteins below are encoded in one region of Nocardioides marmorisolisilvae:
- a CDS encoding dihydrofolate reductase family protein, whose protein sequence is MSISLDGFVAGSGQSREAPLGRRGQELHRWHLGDPRANDADGLATEWLMRPRGAYVMGRNMFGPVRGDWDEDWSGWWGPEPPYHAPVFVLTHHPHDPIQMDGGTVFHFITEGFDVAYAAACRAAGADGVDIAGGASTVRQALDAGVIDELTLDIVPVLLGSGERIFDGVESFGFEPAEVLHSPLATHIRYRRVG, encoded by the coding sequence ATGTCGATCTCGTTGGACGGGTTCGTCGCGGGGTCGGGCCAGAGCCGGGAGGCTCCCCTGGGCAGGCGAGGTCAGGAGCTACACCGTTGGCACCTCGGCGACCCACGGGCCAATGATGCTGACGGGCTCGCCACCGAGTGGCTCATGCGACCCCGCGGTGCATATGTGATGGGCCGGAACATGTTCGGCCCGGTCCGAGGGGACTGGGATGAGGACTGGTCGGGCTGGTGGGGCCCCGAACCGCCGTACCACGCGCCGGTGTTCGTGCTGACCCATCACCCCCATGATCCGATCCAGATGGACGGGGGGACGGTCTTCCACTTCATCACCGAGGGGTTCGACGTGGCCTACGCCGCAGCGTGTCGGGCGGCGGGCGCCGACGGGGTGGACATCGCGGGTGGGGCCTCGACCGTGCGGCAGGCGTTGGACGCCGGGGTGATCGACGAGCTCACCCTCGACATCGTGCCCGTCCTGCTCGGTTCAGGCGAGCGCATCTTCGATGGGGTCGAGTCCTTCGGCTTCGAGCCTGCTGAGGTGCTGCACTCTCCGCTGGCCACCCACATCCGCTATCGCCGCGTCGGCTGA
- a CDS encoding FABP family protein has product MSILERHPAVDHADVEVRGPQKLGPLTPFVGEWEGDVGLDLSYHNQDDVTGQTRYFEKAAFTPIPVQENGQQTLWGLSYHMTAWRHGEEAMDPFHDEIGFLLWDKANGQVIRNVVFGRGIAILAGSDAGPHDRTLHFDAKPGDPSYGILQNRYLMERAEIKDFTSTFAFNDDGSCSYTSDLLLRLAATGTEMHHTDQNTLHRVKRYHPSVDIGR; this is encoded by the coding sequence ATGAGCATCCTCGAACGGCACCCAGCCGTCGACCACGCCGATGTCGAGGTGCGCGGCCCCCAGAAGCTCGGGCCGCTGACCCCCTTCGTGGGCGAGTGGGAGGGCGACGTCGGCCTCGACCTCTCCTACCACAACCAGGACGACGTGACGGGTCAGACCAGGTACTTCGAGAAGGCGGCCTTCACACCGATCCCGGTCCAGGAGAACGGCCAGCAGACGCTCTGGGGCCTGAGCTACCACATGACGGCATGGCGCCACGGCGAGGAGGCCATGGATCCGTTTCACGACGAGATCGGCTTCCTGCTGTGGGACAAGGCCAACGGGCAGGTCATCCGCAACGTGGTGTTCGGCCGTGGGATCGCGATCCTGGCCGGGAGCGATGCTGGGCCTCACGACCGGACCCTCCACTTCGACGCCAAGCCCGGCGACCCGTCGTACGGCATCCTGCAGAACCGCTACCTGATGGAGCGGGCGGAGATCAAGGACTTCACCAGCACCTTCGCGTTCAACGACGACGGCAGCTGCAGCTACACCTCGGACCTGTTGCTCCGGCTCGCGGCCACCGGCACCGAGATGCACCACACCGACCAGAACACGCTGCATCGCGTCAAGCGCTACCACCCGAGTGTCGACATCGGTCGGTGA
- a CDS encoding MarR family winged helix-turn-helix transcriptional regulator translates to MARGEPSKTSAEELRAFEVATRDLVGVALRSVEDGEVSLSQYRLLLVLRALGRASSTQCAEALGVVGSSVTRLADRLHASGHLVRGVDPDNRSVVTLELTDAGRRVVRQVTNRRRRQLSKVLDRLDPGERAACAAVLEEVHRTLAATGADSPTGRLPL, encoded by the coding sequence GTGGCACGAGGCGAGCCGTCGAAGACATCGGCCGAAGAGCTGCGGGCCTTCGAGGTCGCCACCCGGGATCTCGTCGGGGTGGCCCTGCGCAGCGTCGAGGACGGGGAGGTGTCGCTGTCCCAGTATCGGCTACTGCTCGTGCTTCGGGCACTGGGGCGAGCAAGCTCTACCCAGTGCGCAGAGGCCCTGGGCGTGGTCGGCTCCTCGGTGACGCGGTTGGCCGATCGGTTGCATGCCTCGGGGCACCTGGTCCGCGGCGTGGATCCGGACAATCGGAGCGTCGTGACGCTCGAGCTGACCGACGCCGGCCGTCGGGTGGTCCGCCAGGTGACGAATCGCCGTCGTCGGCAGCTGAGCAAGGTGCTGGACCGACTCGATCCGGGCGAACGGGCCGCGTGCGCAGCGGTGCTGGAGGAGGTGCACCGGACCCTCGCCGCCACAGGTGCTGACTCACCGACCGGGCGGCTGCCGCTGTAG
- a CDS encoding RNA polymerase sigma factor, which yields MPAETSSDDPREVVVAAWRAESARLVGALVRMTRDLELAEDLAQDALVAALEQWPASGVPENPLGWLMTTAKRRGIDHFRRADILRRKLAELEHAGRGEEEDMPDLDAQVDHIEDDVLRLVFLTCHPSLTAESRAALTLRLVGGLTTAEIARGFLVGEATMGQRISRAKKTLAQVHAELEVPAGPERTRRLDDAMAVIYLIFNEGYSATAGEDWMRPDLANEAMRLARMLADLAPDEPEVLGLQALLEIQGSRMPARLDEAGAPVLLEAQDRTRWDRLLIRRGLAALERAESLAARGKPIGRYFLQASIAAQHARAEHAEDTDWRRIAALYDVLGQAAPGPVVEVNRAVAHGRAFGPEAGLDVLTDLDATAFTDSPLLSSVRGDLLERAGLHAQAGAAFTEAAARTRNQSERAVLLRRAEQNLTKASRPG from the coding sequence GTGCCGGCGGAGACCAGTTCGGACGACCCGCGCGAGGTCGTTGTCGCCGCGTGGCGGGCCGAGTCGGCCCGCCTCGTCGGCGCTCTGGTCCGGATGACCCGTGACCTGGAGCTCGCGGAGGACCTCGCGCAGGACGCGCTGGTGGCCGCGCTCGAGCAGTGGCCCGCATCCGGCGTACCGGAGAACCCACTCGGCTGGCTGATGACGACTGCCAAGCGACGCGGCATCGACCACTTCCGGCGCGCCGACATCCTGCGCCGCAAGCTCGCGGAGCTTGAGCACGCAGGCCGGGGTGAGGAGGAGGACATGCCCGACCTCGATGCACAGGTCGACCACATCGAGGACGACGTCCTGCGGCTCGTCTTCCTGACCTGCCACCCCTCTCTGACCGCCGAGTCCCGGGCGGCGTTGACGCTGCGGCTCGTTGGAGGTCTCACCACGGCCGAGATCGCGCGCGGGTTCCTCGTCGGTGAAGCGACCATGGGGCAGCGGATCTCTCGGGCCAAGAAGACCCTGGCTCAGGTGCATGCCGAGCTGGAGGTGCCCGCCGGACCCGAGCGGACCAGGCGCCTCGACGACGCGATGGCCGTGATCTACCTGATCTTCAACGAGGGCTACAGCGCCACCGCCGGCGAGGACTGGATGCGGCCGGATCTGGCGAACGAGGCGATGCGTCTGGCACGGATGCTGGCCGACCTCGCGCCCGACGAGCCGGAGGTGCTCGGACTGCAGGCGCTGCTGGAGATCCAGGGATCGCGGATGCCCGCCCGCCTCGACGAGGCGGGTGCGCCGGTCCTGCTGGAGGCGCAGGACCGGACGCGATGGGACCGATTGCTGATCCGGCGCGGGTTGGCTGCCCTCGAGCGGGCCGAGTCTCTCGCCGCCCGCGGGAAGCCGATCGGCCGGTACTTCCTGCAGGCCTCGATCGCCGCCCAGCATGCCCGCGCCGAGCACGCCGAGGACACGGACTGGCGCCGGATCGCCGCGCTCTACGACGTCCTGGGGCAGGCGGCGCCCGGACCGGTCGTCGAGGTGAACCGAGCGGTCGCGCACGGACGGGCGTTCGGCCCCGAGGCGGGGCTCGACGTCCTGACGGACCTGGACGCGACGGCGTTCACCGATTCACCGCTCTTGTCGAGCGTGCGCGGGGACCTGCTCGAGCGGGCCGGTCTCCACGCTCAGGCGGGTGCGGCGTTCACCGAGGCAGCCGCGCGCACCAGGAACCAGAGCGAGCGCGCCGTGCTGCTCCGCCGGGCGGAACAGAACCTGACCAAGGCCTCCCGGCCGGGCTGA
- a CDS encoding YciI family protein: protein MGFVRMEEGIGTPPQSLFEAMDAHISERAAKGVFLDGGGLYGTEDAVNFVVRQGEVTRVDGPYAEAKEIVGGWALMKYDALEEAVADQREFAELHAKHWPEVTVVATLRQISEGPEAPVD from the coding sequence ATGGGCTTTGTGAGGATGGAGGAGGGCATCGGCACGCCGCCGCAGTCGCTCTTCGAGGCGATGGACGCCCACATCAGTGAGCGGGCCGCCAAGGGCGTGTTCCTGGACGGTGGCGGGCTGTACGGAACCGAGGACGCGGTGAACTTCGTGGTCCGCCAGGGCGAGGTCACCCGCGTCGACGGGCCGTACGCCGAGGCGAAGGAGATCGTCGGCGGCTGGGCCCTGATGAAGTACGACGCCCTCGAGGAGGCCGTGGCCGACCAGCGGGAGTTCGCGGAGCTGCACGCCAAGCACTGGCCCGAGGTGACCGTGGTCGCGACCCTTCGCCAGATCTCCGAGGGTCCGGAGGCGCCCGTCGACTGA